Proteins encoded in a region of the Vitis riparia cultivar Riparia Gloire de Montpellier isolate 1030 chromosome 7, EGFV_Vit.rip_1.0, whole genome shotgun sequence genome:
- the LOC117918064 gene encoding cytochrome P450 CYP82D47-like: protein MNLLSHLLAVGGLVGLVFFCKAWRVRKGKGKSAPEPPGAWPIVGHLRLLCGKKPFCRVLGAMADKHGPVFMIRFGVHPTLVVSSREAVKECFTTNDKAFASRPRYSSGKLLGYNNAGFGFAPYGPFWREMRKLSVIGLLSYRRLDELKHVLLSELDFFLRMVAGKRYFVNGVQANEEARHVIAGFRQFVHLLEACVPSDVLPFLEWIDLDGYLKSMKRVAEQLDTSVQGWVEEHVMKLKSDPSSRQDFIDVMLSILKDDSVFGHTRETVIKATNCSLIVGGSATTFAASACLLFLLLNHRHALERVQEELDVNVGRERWVEESDIENLVYLQAVVKKTLRLAPAAPLLVAHEAIEDCNVCGYNIPKGTRLFVNVWKLHRDPRTWSDPEKFQPERFLTSNADISVFGRHFELIPFGSGRRCCPGIALALQMLHLMVARLLQGFDITPVGMTPRMGFFSPEETPQKVMLKPRLPSQLY from the exons ATGAATCTCCTTTCTCATTTACTAGCAGTTGGGGGGCTTGTGGGGTTGGTGTTTTTCTGTAAGGCATGGAGAGTTAGAAAGGGAAAGGGGAAGTCAGCCCCAGAACCACCTGGTGCCTGGCCAATAGTAGGTCACCTGCGTCTATTATGTGGCAAAAAGCCATTTTGTCGAGTCCTTGGAGCCATGGCTGATAAGCACGGTCCGGTCTTCATGATCCGCTTTGGAGTGCACCCGACGCTTGTGGTGAGTAGCCGTGAGGCTGTTAAAGAATGCTTCACTACCAACGACAAGGCTTTCGCCTCACGCCCCAGATACAGCTCGGGAAAGCTTTTAGGATACAATAATGCTGGATTTGGATTTGCACCTTATGGGCCTTTTTGGCGTGAGATGCGCAAACTATCCGTCATAGGACTTCTCTCCTATCGTCGCCTTGATGAGTTGAAGCATGTGCTGCTTTCTGAATTGGATTTTT TCCTAAGGATGGTTGCTGGGAAGAGATATTTTGTTAATGGGGTCCAAGCAAATGAAGAAGCAAGACATGTCATAGCAGGTTTTAGGCAATTCGTACATCTCCTTGAGGCCTGTGTTCCATCTGATGTCCTTCCATTTTTAGAGTGGATCGATTTGGACGGCTATTTGAAGTCTATGAAGCGTGTAGCCGAGCAGTTGGACACTAGTGTACAAGGTTGGGTAGAAGAACATGTTATGAAACTCAAGAGTGACCCCAGCAGCAGGCAGGACTTCATTGATGTGATGCTGTCTATTCTCAAAGACGATTCCGTGTTTGGCCATACACGGGAAACTGTTATCAAGGCAAC AAACTGCAGTCTCATTGTGGGAGGGTCGGCGACTACCTTTGCTGCCTCTGCATGTCTcttgtttttattattgaacCATAGACATGCTTTGGAGCGTGTTCAAGAAGAGCTAGATGTAAACGTTGGTAGAGAGAGATGGGTAGAAGAATCTGATATTGAAAACCTAGTTTACCTTCAAGCCGTTGTGAAGAAGACCCTCAGGCT TGCTCCAGCCG CTCCCCTATTAGTAGCGCATGAAGCCATTGAAGACTGTAATGTTTGTGGATACAACATTCCAAAAGGAACCCGCTTGTTCGTGAATGTGTGGAAGTTGCATCGAGATCCAAGAACCTGGTCAGATCCTGAAAAGTTCCAACCAGAGAGGTTTTTAACAAGCAATGCAGATATAAGTGTGTTTGGTCGGCATTTTGAGTTAATCCCATTTGGTTCAGGGAGAAGATGTTGTCCAGGAATCGCTCTGGCCTTACAAATGTTACACTTGATGGTTGCTCGGCTACTCCAAGGATTTGACATCACTCCTGTGGGCATGACCCCACGCATGGGTTTTTTCTCGCCCGAGGAAACTCCACAAAAAGTAATGCTCAAACCGCGCCTTCCTTCTCAACTCTACTAG
- the LOC117919071 gene encoding uncharacterized protein LOC117919071, with translation MISGADTPPGAVMASKGIKGSHHQMPPKPGALSLSSGKSNSSFKTKPPFDGMKCTHCGNSKHTRDTCFKLHGYLDWWNDLQARKKREIIANDNHTGRAAVVTCDASLSLIPQAESSHDSGYSHQGDN, from the exons ATGATCTCGGGTGCAGATACTCCTCCAGGAGCAGTTATGGCATCCAAAGGGATCAAAGGCAGCCATCACCAGATGCCACCGAAACCTGGAGCTCTTTCCCTAAGCAGCGGGAAATCCAACTCCTCATTCAAAACTAAACCACCATTTGACGGCATGAAGTGTACCCATTGCGGCAACTCTAAACACACCCGTGACACCTGCTTCAAACTGCATGGATATCTAGATTGGTGGAATGACCTTCAAGCACGGAAAAAACGGGAAATCATTGCTAATGATAACCACACTGGGAGAGCTGCTGTGGTTACCTGTGATGCTTCGTTATCCCTCATTCCTCAAGCCGAATCTTCACATGATTCAG GATATTCTCACCAAGGAGATAATTAG